The Winogradskyella schleiferi genome has a window encoding:
- the cobA gene encoding uroporphyrinogen-III C-methyltransferase, which produces MTPRLTIVGAGPGDVELITVKAIKAIKSANVILYDALVNIELLEYASPKAELIFVGKRKGCYAYQQNQINELIVQRALRYGHVVRLKGGDPFIFGRGAEELEYAKEYAIEVGVVPGISSSAAVPAYQGIPLTKRNASESFWVITGTTKSHKISGDIALAAKSTATVVILMGMSKLSEIVQIFSNEGKSETAVAIIQNGTRPDENVGIGTISTIESIVEEKQLSNPAIIIIGEVVNQRVDFTDIYQKADLAKHNAQKQIVQKL; this is translated from the coding sequence ATGACACCAAGATTAACCATAGTAGGCGCAGGTCCAGGAGATGTTGAATTAATTACGGTAAAGGCGATTAAAGCTATAAAATCAGCAAATGTCATTTTATATGACGCCCTTGTAAATATAGAATTGCTAGAATATGCATCGCCTAAAGCAGAATTGATTTTCGTCGGAAAACGAAAAGGATGTTATGCCTATCAGCAAAATCAAATCAATGAATTAATTGTACAACGAGCCTTAAGATATGGACATGTAGTTCGCTTAAAAGGTGGTGACCCATTTATTTTTGGTCGTGGTGCGGAAGAGTTAGAGTATGCAAAGGAATACGCCATTGAAGTAGGAGTTGTTCCCGGTATATCTTCATCAGCAGCTGTACCAGCTTATCAAGGAATCCCATTGACAAAACGCAATGCTTCAGAAAGTTTTTGGGTCATTACCGGAACCACAAAATCACATAAAATTTCTGGTGATATTGCATTGGCAGCAAAGTCAACGGCAACGGTTGTGATTTTAATGGGAATGAGTAAACTTTCAGAAATTGTACAAATATTTTCTAATGAAGGGAAATCGGAAACAGCTGTCGCTATCATCCAAAATGGAACACGACCAGATGAAAATGTTGGTATTGGCACAATTTCCACTATTGAATCTATTGTGGAAGAAAAACAACTTTCAAATCCAGCCATAATCATTATTGGAGAAGTTGTTAATCAACGTGTAGATTTCACAGATATTTATCAAAAAGCTGATTTGGCAAAGCATAATGCACAAAAACAAATAGTACAAAAATTATAG
- a CDS encoding phosphoadenosine phosphosulfate reductase domain-containing protein: MIDVDIDFWNKKLKDKTPIEIAKWALKLSDNKIVTTSFGIYSSVLLSTMSKLDNTIKVIWCDTLYNQPSTYEHASNLIKKYNLNIFKYQSLYTKEEIDATIGLPSLEDDNHAVFSEAVKLEPFRRALKEQNPDIWFTNIRVRQTEYRDKKDILSYSKDGILKVSPFYYWSDTDLDQYIEDNKLTKNHYYFDPIKALLNRECGIHFQ; this comes from the coding sequence ATGATAGACGTAGATATTGATTTTTGGAACAAAAAATTAAAGGATAAAACGCCTATTGAAATAGCAAAATGGGCTTTAAAATTATCTGACAATAAAATTGTAACCACAAGTTTTGGTATATACTCGTCGGTTTTGTTGAGTACAATGTCTAAACTGGATAACACCATAAAAGTGATTTGGTGCGATACGCTTTATAATCAACCCAGCACCTATGAACATGCTTCCAATTTGATTAAAAAGTATAACCTCAATATTTTTAAATATCAAAGTTTATACACTAAAGAAGAAATTGACGCCACAATCGGATTGCCAAGTTTAGAAGACGACAATCATGCAGTTTTTTCTGAAGCCGTAAAGCTTGAACCGTTTAGACGCGCTTTAAAAGAGCAAAATCCTGATATCTGGTTTACAAATATTAGGGTAAGGCAAACCGAATATAGAGACAAGAAAGATATTTTAAGTTATAGCAAAGATGGTATTCTTAAAGTGAGTCCATTTTATTATTGGAGCGATACCGATTTAGACCAATATATAGAGGATAATAAGTTGACGAAAAACCACTATTATTTCGACCCAATAAAAGCGCTGCTTAATAGAGAATGTGGTATACACTTTCAATAA
- the epsC gene encoding serine O-acetyltransferase EpsC translates to MDIVLQIPLRFKEQVEDLARELFYCVLESPERQDVLLQNIKLSFFKISEALECGLCESKWNQFKIQLKTLKPILYLDAKAAYDNDPAAKSLKEVYLAYPGFYAITMYRISHILWQLDVPVLPRMISEYAHGITGADIHPGADIGNSFFIDHATGVVIGETSIIHDNVILYQGVTLGGITVEKALKGVKRHPTILDHVTIYANATILGGDVIIGEHSTIGANVWITKSIPKNSIVTYKSDIKISNR, encoded by the coding sequence ATGGATATAGTATTACAAATTCCTCTAAGATTTAAAGAGCAAGTAGAAGATTTGGCGAGAGAATTGTTTTATTGTGTCTTAGAATCTCCAGAGCGCCAAGACGTATTATTGCAAAACATAAAACTGTCTTTTTTTAAAATTTCCGAAGCTTTAGAATGCGGACTTTGTGAGAGTAAATGGAACCAGTTTAAAATTCAACTCAAAACATTAAAACCTATACTTTATCTAGATGCTAAAGCCGCTTACGATAATGATCCAGCAGCTAAAAGCTTAAAAGAGGTGTATTTGGCATATCCAGGATTTTACGCTATAACCATGTATCGAATCAGTCATATTTTATGGCAATTGGATGTTCCTGTTTTACCAAGAATGATAAGTGAATATGCACATGGAATTACGGGAGCCGATATCCATCCAGGCGCAGACATAGGTAATTCATTTTTTATAGATCACGCCACAGGCGTTGTAATTGGTGAGACTTCAATTATTCACGACAATGTCATCCTGTATCAAGGGGTGACCTTAGGTGGTATAACTGTAGAAAAAGCACTGAAAGGCGTAAAGCGACATCCAACAATTCTAGACCATGTCACTATTTATGCCAACGCAACCATTCTTGGTGGTGATGTGATTATTGGAGAACATAGTACAATTGGTGCCAATGTTTGGATCACCAAGTCCATTCCTAAAAATTCTATAGTCACTTATAAGTCCGATATAAAAATCTCAAACAGATAA
- a CDS encoding NAD(P)/FAD-dependent oxidoreductase, whose amino-acid sequence MIKTDILIIGAGPTGLFTVFEAGLLKLKCHLIDALPQAGGQCSELYPKKPIYDIPGFPEILAGDLTSNLLEQGKQFQPGFTLGERAETIEKLEDGSFIVTTNKGTQHHAPIIAIAGGLGSFEPRKPKLENIENFEDKGVAYFIKDPEVYRNKKVVIAGGGDSALDWSIFLADVASEVTLVHRRNEFRGALDSVERVQELKLLNKINIITPAEITALHGENNIKGVSVTKEGQTELIEADEFIPLFGLSPKLGPIGNWGLEIEKNAIKVDTLDYQTNIPGIYAIGDVNTYEGKLKLILCGFHEATLMCQSAYKRLNPGKKFVLKYTTVSGINGFDGTRKESPKAVVKAIM is encoded by the coding sequence ATGATTAAAACAGATATACTTATCATCGGAGCAGGACCAACAGGTCTATTTACTGTATTTGAAGCGGGCTTGCTAAAATTAAAGTGTCATTTAATTGATGCCTTACCTCAAGCAGGTGGACAATGTTCCGAATTGTATCCTAAAAAACCAATTTATGATATTCCTGGTTTTCCAGAAATATTGGCGGGCGATTTAACCTCCAATTTATTAGAACAAGGGAAACAATTTCAGCCTGGTTTTACGCTGGGCGAACGTGCAGAAACTATTGAAAAATTAGAGGATGGGAGTTTTATTGTTACCACAAATAAAGGTACACAACATCATGCTCCAATTATTGCTATAGCCGGAGGTTTGGGGAGCTTTGAGCCAAGAAAACCAAAGTTGGAAAACATCGAAAACTTTGAAGATAAAGGTGTGGCTTACTTTATTAAGGATCCAGAAGTGTATCGCAACAAAAAAGTGGTGATTGCTGGTGGAGGTGATTCCGCCTTAGATTGGAGTATATTCCTTGCTGATGTGGCTTCTGAAGTGACTTTGGTACACAGACGAAATGAATTTAGAGGCGCTTTGGATTCTGTAGAACGTGTGCAAGAGTTAAAGTTGCTAAACAAAATAAACATCATTACACCAGCGGAAATTACAGCTCTGCACGGCGAAAACAATATTAAAGGTGTTTCTGTGACCAAAGAAGGTCAAACAGAACTGATAGAAGCGGATGAGTTCATTCCACTTTTTGGTTTATCGCCAAAGTTGGGCCCAATTGGAAATTGGGGACTTGAGATTGAAAAAAATGCGATTAAAGTAGATACTTTAGATTACCAAACTAACATTCCTGGTATTTATGCTATTGGTGATGTGAATACATATGAAGGTAAACTGAAGTTGATTCTATGTGGTTTTCATGAAGCCACTTTAATGTGTCAATCGGCCTATAAAAGACTGAATCCAGGTAAGAAATTTGTTCTAAAATATACAACGGTTAGTGGCATCAATGGGTTTGATGGCACTCGAAAAGAATCACCAAAAGCAGTGGTTAAGGCTATTATGTAA
- a CDS encoding polysaccharide lyase family 7 protein, which produces MKSLSIAFTLFTFINIVSCSSNDTVDEEPIENLEISSVSEFSANEGLQTVLVTSNLDWTVSENVNWISTTPSSGTNSGTIIVSVAANPTFNNRTGIVTVSGGSVSRDLTITQIAAENTSGTLDPNKAPSENFNLSTWNLSIPVNQGNGTATTISVSQINNGYENSSYFYTADDGGMVFKCPVEGFTTSVNTSYTRVELREMLRGTNTSISTQGVNGNNWVFGTAPAADISAAAGYDGEMNATLAVNHVTTTGSSSHIGRVIIGQIHANNDEPIRIYYRKLPNNALGSIYFAHEPTDGNGAEQWYDMIGSRSSSASNPADGIALDEKFSYTIKVVGDDLTVTIIREGKDDVVNTVNMANSGFNVGGQYMYFKAGVYHVNNSGDADDYAQATFYALEKTHTSN; this is translated from the coding sequence ATGAAATCATTAAGCATTGCTTTTACATTATTCACTTTTATAAATATTGTTAGTTGTAGTTCTAACGATACGGTTGATGAAGAACCAATAGAAAATTTAGAAATATCTTCAGTTTCAGAATTTTCTGCAAACGAAGGCTTGCAAACTGTTTTGGTGACTTCTAATTTAGATTGGACAGTAAGTGAAAATGTCAACTGGATTTCTACAACACCTTCAAGTGGAACTAATAGTGGTACTATAATTGTTTCTGTAGCGGCAAACCCAACTTTTAATAATCGTACAGGAATTGTAACGGTTTCGGGTGGCAGTGTTTCAAGAGACTTAACAATTACACAAATAGCAGCAGAAAATACCTCAGGAACATTAGATCCAAATAAAGCGCCTTCAGAAAATTTCAATTTATCGACTTGGAATCTCAGTATTCCGGTAAATCAAGGCAATGGTACAGCCACTACAATTTCGGTTAGTCAGATTAACAATGGCTATGAAAATAGTAGTTACTTTTATACGGCCGACGATGGTGGCATGGTTTTTAAATGTCCAGTAGAGGGCTTTACAACTTCTGTAAATACAAGTTACACGAGAGTAGAGTTACGGGAAATGCTCAGAGGCACCAATACCAGTATAAGTACCCAAGGAGTTAATGGAAACAATTGGGTTTTTGGTACAGCGCCTGCAGCCGATATAAGCGCTGCTGCTGGTTATGATGGCGAAATGAATGCTACACTTGCGGTAAATCATGTAACAACAACAGGTAGTAGTAGCCATATAGGACGTGTAATTATAGGGCAAATTCACGCGAATAACGATGAGCCCATTCGTATTTACTATAGAAAACTACCAAACAATGCATTGGGTTCTATTTATTTTGCCCACGAACCTACTGATGGAAATGGTGCTGAACAATGGTATGATATGATAGGTTCAAGGAGTAGTAGTGCATCGAATCCTGCTGATGGAATAGCACTCGATGAAAAATTTAGCTATACTATTAAAGTCGTTGGAGATGATTTAACGGTTACAATCATCAGAGAAGGTAAGGATGATGTTGTGAATACTGTCAATATGGCTAATAGTGGCTTTAATGTTGGTGGACAATACATGTATTTTAAAGCTGGCGTATATCATGTGAACAATTCTGGAGATGCTGATGACTATGCGCAGGCCACTTTTTATGCTTTAGAAAAAACGCACACTTCAAATTAG
- a CDS encoding RrF2 family transcriptional regulator, producing the protein MLSKKTKYGIKALVYLARQEERTPVQISSISKSENISQKFLESILLTLRKNGLLGSKKGKGGGYYLLKDPKEIPMTTVMRLLEGPIAMVPCVSLNFYEKCDDCPDETACAVHKLMIEVRDNTLQIFRNTTLADLSISK; encoded by the coding sequence ATGCTTTCAAAGAAAACAAAATACGGAATAAAAGCCTTGGTGTACTTAGCACGACAGGAGGAACGCACTCCTGTCCAAATTTCTTCAATATCAAAATCTGAAAATATTTCTCAAAAATTTCTCGAAAGTATACTATTGACCTTAAGAAAAAATGGACTTTTAGGGTCTAAAAAGGGTAAAGGTGGTGGTTATTATTTATTGAAGGATCCAAAGGAAATTCCAATGACCACGGTTATGCGATTGTTGGAAGGTCCTATTGCCATGGTACCTTGTGTGAGCCTCAATTTTTATGAAAAGTGCGATGATTGTCCGGATGAGACTGCTTGTGCTGTACATAAATTAATGATTGAAGTTCGCGATAATACACTTCAAATTTTCCGAAATACAACTTTGGCTGATTTATCTATTTCAAAATAG
- a CDS encoding HEPN domain-containing protein, producing MQSFRTELENPVVEKDILDLANKIELFNNGRVDEEKFRSLRLARGIYGQRQEGVQMIRIKLPYGKVLSHQLRRISEVSDEYSRGRLHITTRQDIQIHYVDLNRTPELWAELERDEVTIREACGNTVRNVTASETAGIDVNEPFDVSPYADALFRFFLRNAICQEMGRKFKVSFSASDEDTGLSYMHDLGFIAKIENGVKGFKVMLGGGLGSQPRHADLFYEFLPAEKIIPVMEGVLRVFDRYGERKSRAKARLKFLLKDIGLDAFKELVEEEQNAIALKTVAIDESNYTASRPVSVSAPKVDIQDTEAYNLWKATNIIPQKQKGYVAIGIKVLLGDFYTDKARLLADLVEQYAAGEIRLSLRQNILIPFVKEDLLPFFYTELEKLGFVEAGYNKAVDITACPGTDTCNLGISSSTGIAEELERVIKAEYPQYLENNDLVIKISGCMNACGQHNMANIGFQGMSIRTKDKLVAPALQVLLGGGNLGNGNAHFADKVVKVPSRRGPEALRRILNDFEANANGKLFVDYYKDKGEKYFYQLLTDLSDIENLTQEDFIDWGTEEKYVKAIGIGECAGVVIDLIATLFLESDEKIEEAKEAYHNKVYSGAIYEAYRSMVNSAKAILLSEDIKTNTQAGIIKQFDELFVETKRIDLGTSFSDLIYQIKVFPPTEDFASNYINTAQQFLEQVRTFRDAQVVA from the coding sequence ATGCAAAGTTTTAGAACAGAATTAGAAAATCCAGTAGTAGAAAAGGACATCCTTGATTTAGCCAATAAAATTGAGCTATTCAACAATGGACGCGTGGATGAAGAAAAATTTCGAAGTCTGCGTTTAGCAAGAGGTATTTATGGGCAGCGACAAGAAGGCGTGCAAATGATTAGAATCAAATTGCCTTATGGTAAAGTTCTGAGTCATCAATTACGACGTATTTCGGAAGTTTCAGACGAATACTCACGAGGTCGTTTGCATATTACCACGAGACAAGATATTCAGATTCATTATGTAGATTTAAACCGAACACCAGAACTTTGGGCAGAATTGGAACGCGATGAGGTTACCATTAGGGAAGCTTGTGGGAATACCGTAAGAAATGTCACTGCAAGTGAAACTGCAGGTATTGATGTTAACGAACCTTTCGATGTATCGCCTTATGCTGATGCCTTATTCAGGTTCTTTTTAAGAAATGCGATTTGCCAAGAAATGGGTAGAAAATTCAAAGTGTCTTTTTCTGCATCAGATGAAGATACAGGTTTGTCCTATATGCACGATTTGGGTTTTATTGCTAAAATTGAAAATGGCGTCAAAGGCTTCAAAGTCATGTTGGGTGGAGGTTTAGGTTCGCAACCAAGACATGCCGATTTGTTTTATGAATTTTTGCCAGCAGAAAAAATTATCCCTGTCATGGAAGGTGTTTTAAGGGTTTTTGATCGCTATGGCGAACGAAAAAGTAGAGCCAAAGCACGACTCAAATTCTTATTAAAAGATATTGGATTAGACGCATTTAAGGAATTAGTAGAAGAAGAGCAAAATGCGATAGCGTTAAAAACCGTCGCTATAGACGAATCTAACTATACGGCATCAAGACCAGTTTCCGTATCTGCACCAAAAGTAGATATCCAAGACACTGAGGCTTATAATTTATGGAAAGCAACCAATATAATTCCTCAAAAACAGAAGGGTTATGTTGCCATTGGTATCAAAGTTTTGTTGGGCGATTTTTACACAGACAAAGCTCGTTTATTAGCGGATTTAGTTGAGCAGTATGCAGCAGGTGAAATAAGATTGAGCTTAAGACAAAACATATTAATTCCTTTTGTAAAGGAAGATTTATTGCCTTTTTTCTACACCGAATTGGAAAAGTTAGGTTTTGTGGAGGCAGGTTATAACAAAGCTGTAGATATTACCGCATGTCCAGGAACTGATACGTGTAATTTAGGAATTTCAAGTAGTACAGGAATCGCTGAAGAGTTGGAACGTGTGATCAAAGCTGAATACCCACAATATTTAGAAAACAATGATTTAGTCATAAAAATTAGTGGTTGTATGAATGCTTGCGGACAGCACAATATGGCAAATATCGGTTTTCAAGGGATGTCTATTAGAACTAAAGATAAATTAGTTGCGCCTGCACTCCAAGTGCTTTTAGGTGGTGGAAATTTAGGAAACGGAAACGCCCATTTTGCGGATAAAGTAGTTAAAGTTCCAAGTAGAAGAGGACCAGAAGCATTACGTAGAATTTTAAATGATTTCGAAGCTAATGCCAACGGAAAACTTTTTGTCGATTATTATAAAGATAAGGGCGAAAAGTACTTTTATCAATTGCTAACCGATTTGTCAGATATTGAAAATTTGACCCAAGAAGATTTTATTGATTGGGGAACAGAAGAAAAGTACGTTAAAGCCATTGGAATTGGAGAATGTGCTGGTGTGGTCATCGATTTAATCGCAACGCTTTTCTTGGAAAGTGATGAAAAAATTGAAGAAGCAAAAGAAGCTTACCACAATAAAGTGTATTCGGGTGCTATTTACGAAGCTTATCGTTCTATGGTGAATTCGGCAAAAGCCATTTTACTTTCAGAAGACATTAAAACGAATACACAGGCTGGTATCATTAAACAGTTTGATGAACTTTTTGTGGAAACCAAAAGAATAGATTTAGGAACTTCATTTTCAGATCTAATTTATCAGATAAAGGTGTTTCCTCCAACAGAAGACTTTGCCAGCAATTATATAAATACTGCACAACAATTTTTAGAACAGGTAAGAACGTTCAGAGATGCACAAGTTGTAGCATAA
- a CDS encoding acyloxyacyl hydrolase, with the protein MKYWLTRLVILIGLLSFAQEGKPSHTYFDLNYFGGNIALHNNDILHLITGHPEGFIFSWNKKTYGNDTWQQRYNYPDFGASFSYQDFKSEKLGVNYALYAHYNFYFLNRNLILRIAQGLAYTTNPYDKINNPKNIAFGSDILSATYVMLNYKKERLFGRFGVQTGLSFTHYSNANVKAPNTSINTLALNLGLTYNLDTEDSEFISDLDDEKFTEAVKYNLAFRSGINQSDVIGSKQFPFYIFSAYADKRLSHVSALQFGAEVFFSKFLKELIYYQSVAYPELDVTGEEDYKRVGIFVGHELFINKMSVVSQLGYYVYYPYDFEGRTYIRVGLKRYFGKKMFGALTLKSHGAKAEAVEFGIGVRL; encoded by the coding sequence ATGAAGTACTGGCTTACGCGTTTAGTTATATTAATTGGATTGTTGTCTTTTGCACAAGAAGGAAAACCATCCCATACTTATTTTGACCTGAATTATTTCGGCGGCAATATTGCTCTTCACAACAATGATATTCTACATTTAATTACAGGTCATCCCGAAGGTTTTATTTTCAGTTGGAATAAGAAAACTTATGGAAATGACACTTGGCAACAACGCTATAATTATCCAGATTTTGGAGCATCGTTTTCATACCAAGATTTTAAAAGTGAAAAATTAGGCGTGAATTATGCACTTTATGCACACTATAATTTTTACTTTTTAAATCGTAATTTGATACTGCGAATTGCACAAGGCTTGGCATATACCACCAATCCTTATGATAAGATTAACAATCCGAAAAATATCGCATTCGGGTCAGATATTTTGAGTGCCACTTATGTAATGCTGAATTACAAGAAAGAAAGACTCTTTGGTCGTTTTGGTGTGCAAACAGGTTTGTCGTTTACCCATTATTCCAATGCCAATGTAAAAGCCCCAAACACAAGTATCAATACTTTGGCGTTAAATTTAGGTTTAACGTATAATCTTGATACTGAAGATTCAGAATTCATTAGCGATTTAGATGATGAAAAATTTACCGAAGCCGTAAAATACAATCTAGCATTTAGATCTGGGATAAACCAAAGCGATGTTATTGGAAGCAAACAATTTCCGTTTTATATTTTTTCGGCTTATGCGGATAAACGCTTAAGTCATGTAAGTGCGCTTCAGTTTGGCGCTGAAGTTTTTTTTTCTAAGTTTTTAAAAGAGCTTATTTACTATCAATCTGTTGCGTATCCTGAATTGGATGTCACTGGAGAGGAGGATTACAAACGTGTCGGTATATTTGTTGGCCATGAGTTGTTCATCAATAAAATGTCAGTGGTATCGCAATTGGGCTATTACGTTTATTATCCTTATGATTTTGAAGGACGAACCTATATAAGAGTGGGTTTAAAACGATATTTTGGAAAAAAGATGTTTGGAGCATTAACCTTAAAGTCACATGGCGCAAAAGCGGAAGCCGTTGAATTTGGAATCGGTGTTAGATTATGA
- the cysM gene encoding cysteine synthase CysM, with product MSILNQIGNTPLVESTNLVTKPNVKLFFKLEGNNPGGSVKDRPAYNMISEAVKRGDLKKGDRLVEATSGNTGIALAYVAQLFGLKMSLVMPENSTEERVKTMRAYGAEVILTSADSGIEGSRDVAFKMRDEDGYTLLNQFENDDNWRAHYKTTGPEIWRDTDGKVTHFVSAMGTTGTIMGTSTFLKEKNKEIQIVGAQPEDGSKIPGIRKWSPEYIPSIFDRSKVDQIIEINETEAKLMTQRLAKDEGIFAGMSSGGSVATALKLIKTIDHGVVVAIICDRGDRYLSSNLFDAS from the coding sequence ATGAGCATTTTAAACCAAATTGGTAATACACCTCTTGTTGAAAGTACAAATCTGGTAACTAAACCAAATGTGAAACTGTTTTTTAAGCTTGAAGGCAATAATCCAGGCGGAAGCGTTAAAGATAGACCTGCATATAATATGATTTCTGAAGCCGTAAAACGTGGTGACTTAAAGAAAGGCGACCGTTTAGTAGAAGCCACAAGCGGAAATACAGGCATTGCTTTGGCTTATGTCGCTCAATTATTTGGTTTAAAAATGTCTTTAGTGATGCCGGAAAATTCTACAGAAGAACGTGTAAAAACCATGCGTGCTTATGGTGCTGAAGTCATTTTAACTTCGGCAGATTCTGGAATTGAAGGTTCAAGGGATGTAGCCTTTAAGATGCGCGATGAAGACGGCTATACTCTATTAAACCAGTTTGAAAACGATGATAATTGGCGCGCTCATTATAAAACAACTGGTCCTGAAATTTGGAGAGATACTGATGGAAAAGTGACCCATTTTGTCTCCGCTATGGGAACTACAGGCACTATTATGGGAACGTCCACATTTCTAAAAGAAAAAAATAAAGAGATTCAAATTGTTGGAGCGCAACCCGAAGACGGGTCTAAAATTCCTGGGATTAGAAAATGGTCGCCCGAATATATACCAAGCATTTTCGATAGGTCCAAAGTGGATCAAATAATAGAAATTAACGAAACAGAAGCAAAACTGATGACACAGCGCTTAGCGAAAGATGAAGGTATATTTGCCGGGATGAGTAGTGGTGGTTCTGTTGCAACAGCATTAAAACTTATTAAAACTATAGATCATGGTGTGGTGGTTGCCATTATTTGCGATAGAGGTGATCGTTATTTGTCATCTAACTTATTTGATGCTTCTTAA
- the metK gene encoding methionine adenosyltransferase, giving the protein MPYLFTSESVSEGHPDKVADQISDALIDNFLAFDPESKVACETLVTTGQVVLAGEVKSNTYLDVQKIARDTINKIGYTKSAYMFDGNSCGVFSAIHEQSEEINRGVDRATKEEQGAGDQGMMFGYATNETDNFMPLALDLSHNILKELAELRRENKDITYLRPDSKSQVTIEYSDDNVPQRIDSIVVSTQHDEFDTDDDMLAKIRKDIIEILIPRVIAKLPEHIQNLFNDDITYHINPTGKFVIGGPHGDTGLTGRKIIVDTYGGKGAHGGGAFSGKDPSKVDRSAAYATRHIAKNLVAAGLCDEILVQVSYAIGVVKPMAIFVDTYGTCHFNLTDGEIAKTVEKLFDMRPAAIESRLKLRQPMYSETAAYGHMGRQHEVVSKSFQQPNGESITLDVELFTWEKLDYVDKVKAAFEI; this is encoded by the coding sequence ATGCCATATTTATTTACTTCGGAAAGTGTTTCTGAAGGCCATCCAGACAAAGTTGCAGATCAAATTAGTGATGCTTTAATCGATAATTTTTTAGCTTTCGATCCTGAATCTAAAGTAGCTTGCGAAACGTTAGTCACCACAGGGCAAGTCGTTCTTGCTGGCGAGGTAAAATCCAACACCTATTTAGATGTACAAAAAATTGCCAGAGATACCATAAACAAAATAGGCTACACTAAAAGTGCTTATATGTTTGATGGCAATTCTTGTGGTGTTTTTTCAGCTATTCACGAACAATCGGAAGAGATTAATCGTGGTGTGGATAGAGCCACAAAAGAAGAACAAGGTGCTGGTGACCAAGGTATGATGTTTGGTTACGCCACAAATGAAACCGACAATTTTATGCCTTTGGCTTTAGATTTGTCGCACAATATTTTAAAAGAGTTGGCAGAATTACGTCGCGAAAATAAAGACATTACTTATTTGAGACCTGATTCGAAAAGTCAGGTAACTATTGAATATAGTGATGACAATGTACCACAACGCATCGATTCTATCGTAGTTTCTACGCAGCATGACGAGTTTGATACTGATGATGATATGTTGGCGAAAATTAGAAAGGATATCATTGAGATATTAATTCCTAGAGTCATTGCTAAGTTGCCGGAACATATTCAAAATTTATTTAATGATGACATCACCTATCACATCAATCCAACTGGAAAGTTTGTTATTGGCGGACCACATGGAGATACAGGTTTAACCGGTCGTAAGATTATTGTTGATACTTATGGTGGAAAAGGCGCACATGGTGGAGGCGCATTTTCAGGAAAAGATCCAAGTAAAGTAGATCGAAGTGCTGCTTATGCTACACGGCATATCGCCAAAAATTTAGTTGCTGCCGGATTATGTGATGAAATTCTGGTACAGGTCTCTTACGCTATTGGTGTTGTAAAACCAATGGCCATATTTGTTGATACCTACGGTACTTGCCATTTTAATTTAACCGATGGCGAAATCGCAAAAACTGTAGAAAAACTATTTGATATGCGTCCTGCTGCTATAGAAAGTCGTTTAAAATTAAGACAACCAATGTATAGCGAAACAGCAGCCTATGGCCATATGGGAAGACAACATGAAGTGGTCAGCAAATCATTTCAGCAACCCAATGGAGAATCTATTACATTAGATGTAGAGTTGTTTACATGGGAAAAGTTGGATTATGTTGATAAAGTGAAAGCGGCTTTTGAAATTTAG
- a CDS encoding DUF2061 domain-containing protein — MDSVLQTDLSLENENQELNSTQENIKRSIVKTVSWRVVGTLATVTISYLITGTLALAFSIGGIELVSKMVLYFFHERTWNSIKWGK; from the coding sequence ATGGATAGCGTATTACAAACAGATTTAAGTTTAGAAAACGAAAATCAAGAGTTGAATTCCACTCAAGAAAATATTAAGAGAAGCATTGTAAAAACTGTAAGTTGGAGGGTAGTCGGAACCTTGGCAACCGTAACGATTTCTTATCTCATAACTGGCACTTTAGCATTGGCATTTTCAATTGGTGGCATCGAATTGGTGTCTAAAATGGTGCTTTACTTTTTTCACGAACGTACTTGGAATTCTATAAAATGGGGAAAATGA